The following is a genomic window from Phaseolus vulgaris cultivar G19833 chromosome 6, P. vulgaris v2.0, whole genome shotgun sequence.
CCTTAGAGGGACCCTTGCAGAGGACACACTTGTCCCCTTTCTCCATGTGAAACTGCTTCATTAACTTCATCACAAAATGTCATGTTTGGTGCAACCTCATAGAATTGTGACACAGTGTCTTTAATGTTTTCTTCACTCTCTTTTCATAATCTCTCTAATGGAACTATCCCTGCCTGTTTCTTTGAATTCAAGGAACTCACAAAATTCTTAATGCAAATTCTGCTTTCTTCACCATTTCTAGTTAAACTTCTTTCATGAGCTAAACTAATTAATAGTAATTTCTTTAGAAGAATTCTATACCAGAATCATGTACtatcaataatattatataatatatgtacTAAAAAAACCTTTTGATATAGAATTACAGtcaaaaaaatttctttaaatagCATTTCCTATAATTCTAAAGTAATTCAAGACCACTACTACTAAAATATCCactgaaatataaaaatcattatCAAGATGAACTTTTCTTCTACTTTTCATTgttgttttcaaaattttggtaGCTCTTTAAAATGTTGACTAGAGCAATTCATTGAAGTGTGTGAATAGCTACTAACTATTACTATAGCCACGTTTTTTGGTGGAAGAACAGCATCATCATCATCTATTGTCAAACGGAATTCATTGTTGTACACAAGCTGTAAGTTTTGACTACACAAGTTATGTTGATATACATGCTGTTCATttctcttataaaaaaattgcaaaaaattattaaaataatgtattaaTATTTCCTATGGTGGAAGGAGTTAAGAATTGAGTAACATAAAATAGATCGCTATCCATTATGTAACCCTaaactaaaactaaatttaaCATTGAAAAATAGTTAACAATTTACTCAAAAACGTTAACTTTTCCGTTGCCGGGACTTGAACCCGGGTCTTTCGGGTGAGAGCCGAATATCCTGACCAACTAGACTACAACGGATTTCTTGTTAGTTAACTTATTGttttgaatatattatttaatacttaaaatacattttagtgaaaaatttgaaagtatattttataaaacattttgtaatttttgtaaaaatatgaaatttaatttttcgtattaattattaaaaagaagGACAAACCTATactatattttatatgttttttttttctgttagaAAGTAGAATTctaatatgaaaaaattattgagATAGTTGAGATAGTTaaagtttgcataaaaattattattgagATAGTTTCAATTTTGATTAGATATATAGCAATAAAACAGaacttaatttttctttttcctcattGCTTATTGATCATTAgttatacaaattaaatatcCGTTTATTTAAAGTATCTATTTCAATTATATTCGAACTAGCATTAAATTAGTtgagttatatattttttagtgacACGTttctttataacttttttttgttgTAAATCAAAATTATTCAAATCTATAACTTAAAGTTGGTAGTTGCAACATTGATGTTCAATTCACTAGTACATAGATACTTCtgtaaaaaaataaaggtaCCCAGATACTAAGTACAATTATAACTGACACTTTATAATTGAATGAAAATGTCAGTGATCTTAATAACAAAATAGAAAACagagatatttaatttaattaaaaataacataaaaaaatatgagaacATTAATGTAATTATGAGTTATAATTAAGTTcaaagtaataaataatatttgtttttatttaaattcaatatattaaataatatgcaAATGTTCGTTGGGTAAGAAGTACAGTATGATCTTCCtcttaaatgtttattttagtAAATACTTTTGTATCAAAGGACCATctgtatttataataataataacaacttaggttcaaacattttttttcctatctTAAGATATGAATGTAAATTAACATTTATGAAAATGAATATGTAGTTTATtagtatatattaaatatggtcatgttatatttatacattttaatataaatattaaatatctctaaaatttaacttttttttataagagatctatttttcaattttagagAATGAAACACTCGAGACAATAAAAATAGAAAGGAATTGAAATATGAATCATATTAGagatattatgttttttttctcatacatattttttatatataaatgaaataataataattataatatttaattaattaattttgatttggttTTATTTCAACCGGTTGCAAAATGTCATATCCCAAATCTAATAACTGaacttcaaaaattaaaataaaattgacccaattatttatttaattgataatcaattttcatttttttagatTGATTCAATTATGACTTTTACTCTCAAagtgtttttattttcattgaatGCACATAATAGTGACTAAATATGAATATCATTTTGGCAAAATTATGTTTCATAAAAATTGACttacttttaattttagttttttatttcacaaaaatagtacaattattttattttattttattattccataattgaaataaaagaaTGTAATATAGCCAATTAAATGAAATTTTTGAAGTTagtaaattaaagaaaaaaattggttATAGCAAGTAGTAAATTGGAGATTCTCTTTAAAAAGCAACATGGGTGCCCTTGAAATTATAGATGCTTTATGAGTAACCATTTGCATTTATTGTAAGCGGCAGGAGGTAGTCACTGCTCTTAAATTCCCATAATATCACTtccaataattatttattttacatgctTCATTATGCTTCTTTTTCTTATtcgcaaaaaataaaattaatgatacGTATGTGTGTACGAATATAACCATTTAAGAATATTTAGAgttctttaattaattattcgTTAAGGTTTATCTGTttggttaaaaataaattacaagcTAATGTTTGgtttaattatttgaattaatgaaatttaagCTTTAAAGAACTAATATTATGTGAAAAGAGACTCAAGCAATATTGTTAGAATTTTTATACCATATATTCAATTTCTGAGtaaaaaacttaatattttttagttaaatgtagctaatattaattaatgttgagtattataaatatttgttggaATGACTTTTTTGGGTCAACTTATTTTTTGGATTCATAGTTTATGTTCTTTTATAGGGATTGGAGCAcgattttttgattttttttttgtttattctttgttaataaaaaaaaaatagcttcCTTGTTTATATTTTGACGGGAAAGTTTTATTGATCTTTATtatctatataattttttaactgaTTTAATAAGTTATGAAAGATTAACcatatgaaaaatttaaatttctcgTATTGTGTgctaaataagtttttattagtaaataagtttctgatattaaaatattttttaaatactatattggtgaaagtaaaaaaaatcattacaacAGAAGAATAAAGctgtaaataaattaaacaaataaacTTGAGTCCaaacttttaattatatttatttaaaagaataaatcaTTTCAAtgaatcattaatttttttaattcctaatttattttttaaattaattattctttCTTTCTCGATCAAAgcaatatatttctttaaaagAGAATGCTTATTTTTAGTGAAATtgttcaaaaaaattaatataattttattatttttaatgtaatgGAAAAAGTTTAAACAGTGTTATTAAGAGGGGATTTACAAACGCAAGATCAACTTCAGATGATTGTTAACATTCCTGTTCTAAACATTCAGACTTGAAGAATATTGATAACATTTTATATTATCATGTTCCAACAGACAAAAAGTACCtagtaatttataaatatatatatataatggtgTATAAAGTGGAAGTTAATAAAATATGATCGAGAGTCCATTGTGGTACAGTGAAGCAAACAAAAGTGGACCAATATGCACATGAGATTTTTGTAAAGTCTCCGTCACAGTTGCATTGGAGTTAAAGAAGTGCATTTTATTGCtgtgttcttcttccttctccaaTTAAAGTGGAAGCCAGGGGTGGAGTAGTAGTTTTAAGCCTTAAATGCTGTAATTAATTTAGGGAACCGTTTTTTAAATGCTGCAGCAACCACTCTCTACATGGGATCCATACGTGGTGTATTTAAACAATGATGCATGGGATTGTTGAATGAACATAGATTTCCCAGTTCTCAACTTGAGCAGATATGGAGTACTTGATGGTGAAAATCATGATACTGGCCACACTGCCATTCTATCATTCACTTGCTGTGGACATTCCTCTGGTGAGGCAAGTGGTTTCAAAGCATAATGTGTCTTGCATACTCGTTTTTGGAGATTCAAGTGTTGATTCTGGCAACAACAATGTCCTTCACACCACCATGAAAAGCAACTTCCCTCCCTATGGGAAGGACTTCTTTGACAGCCGCCCAACAGGAAGGTTCAGCAATGGGAGACTTGCCACAGACTTTGTTGGTAAAAATATATCTCCAcccttttttcttctcttttcacTTTCATGGATTCAGTTTACTAAAACATCAATTACTAGGCCAGCATAATTAATGACTTACTTTCAGAAACTAATTCTTATAGGCCAACATAATTAATATATCATGTGACATGTTCTGGTCCCATATCCTTGGATCATCATCATGTTCAAGTTTAGTTAATAATATGATATATTTGAGGTGAGCTATAACTCTTAAAAGTTTACATTGTCCATTATTTGAATCAATTTATTTCATTTCTTTATAAATGTGTTATAAAACCCTAGTTAGCTGATCTGTAACGTGTGGAGTATATTTGGGAGTAATCTAAAGTGAGAAGGGGAAGGAAATGAGTTAATGCAATTCTTCCCAAAAGTACCTCCAAGAAGATAACCTATGAACAGGATTCAAAGCACGTGTTTATAGATAAATTATCTAAAGACTTAATGCACCGACTAGCCTACCATACCTCGAAATTCAACCTTCAGTTAAGAGAATAGAGAGGACAAGGATCGATAGAATTTTAGATTACTTGTCATAAAGGCTTTCCTTaccatgtaaaaaaaaataggttGTTAGGTGAAGACATCTGATGTGTTATTAATACGCTGTTGatgaataaaatcataaaaacaaTTCATTTCTATATTGGTTCAATGATTCATGAATACCTTCTTATTATAACCATCACTTCAATCGTCTCTTTTTTTCACATCTTATCATGCATATATCATTTGTTATATTCAACGTAACAATGTCCATTTATCAAAAAAACCATCCAAAAGCTATCTTAATTAGGACTTAACCCTGTTATGGCAAGCGGAACTTTAGAAGCATTAATCTAAAAAGGTGTAAGCGCAAAGTACATTTGACAAGAGTGGTACAGTACAATTAAAACATCCATCATGTCACATGTTTCTAAGTGTTTTTTCATCTGGTGTTAGAATTAGAAGCCTATTCTATTGCATGTAAACTGAGTATGAGTGTTTCCAATTAAACACATGTGCAGCTGAAGCAGTGGGGTACAGAAAAGTGATTCCACCGTTTCTGGACCCTAATTTGAAGCCGGAAGATCTTCAGTATGGTGTTAGTTTTGCATCAGCCGCCACAGGTTTTGATGATTACACAGCTGAAGTTTCGGTATGTAATTCTGTGAACTTGATTCACTGCATAAAGACTTAGAAAAGTATTTTGAATGTGTTTTGTGAGTGTGGTGCAGAATGTTTTGCCTGTTTCGAAACAACTGGAGTATTTTGCACATTACAAGATCCACTTGAGAAGAGAGGTGGGTGAAGAAAGGGcagaattcattacaagaaatgCACTGTATATTATGAGTATGGGCACAAATGACTTCCTCCAGAATTATTTCTTGGAACCTACTCGCCCTAAGCAATTCAGCTTGGAAGAATTTGAGAATTTCTTGCTCTCTCGCTTCTCCAAGGACGTTCAGGTTTTCTCTTTCTCCATCTATACTCATCAATTCTTGCATTTTATCTATGATAAAAGTTGGTTGAAAAGTTACTTCAAAGTTGAAAAACTTGTCCAAAACTTTTACTAGATGAAACTATGAAGTTCGCTTATATTAATTTACACGTGTTTATGTCATGAATGATTGCATGTTTCTGtcatatttttatatacttttagATTTATTTCATggataaaaactattttttaaattttagttttcataatatgacaataaaaaaatatactcttaaatgcatataaattttgattaatataataatattattctatGCTTTTAAATTCGATTGTGTTAGTATTATCGTACGTCCATTATCAATAGTGTGAAATACGCTgttcaaatgataaaataaaataatataaacagtATAATAGCTAAGAGACAGAATGTAATGTAAAagtcataattaaaaaatgtaaaataaataataaaagcaTACCATATTAAAAAGGATAAACTCTAGTTTAGTAAATGTCTTGCcaacaaaaggaaaaaaatatattaaaactaaaaaatataaactcaaagacaatttgaattaatatttaaaaaatcattagtaAAAGCTGAGATTTTTTCTGCCAGATACTTTTAATATTGTAAATTACTTTccaactgataaaaaaaataactcattgTTTTTGGATTTAGAATGTTGGATTTTATATCTTAAATGTAAAAAAGAAACTCAGAAAACTATTTCTGCTTAAATTAAATGAGTTGTGATTTGTTATTGATTTTTATCTCTACGGCTAGAACTTGATTCCATTGACTTTAATACTCTCTGGTCCTACTTCACAGTTTTTGCATTTAATTTTGTTCGTGCACAGATATTATATTTGGTTGCATTGGATATAGATGGACCTGTATATGCCGGAAAGATTAATAATTCCACAGAAAATAACACCAACAATAAAGTGTTATCGAACACACCACAGTTTTAGATAATGAGATAAACAGGATTATAAAAGATTAATGGAGTAAACTTACGTAGTATTAGAAATAAGAACAAAATACTATATTATTGGTTAAACATTACTTGTCGAAATTCCTttttaacttttgaaaaaaTCAATCTGACTCGAGTATTTTAACTATGCTTATCCCTTTCTGATAAGTTTTATATATGTTCAA
Proteins encoded in this region:
- the LOC137832529 gene encoding GDSL esterase/lipase At5g45950 gives rise to the protein MEYLMVKIMILATLPFYHSLAVDIPLVRQVVSKHNVSCILVFGDSSVDSGNNNVLHTTMKSNFPPYGKDFFDSRPTGRFSNGRLATDFVAEAVGYRKVIPPFLDPNLKPEDLQYGVSFASAATGFDDYTAEVSNVLPVSKQLEYFAHYKIHLRREVGEERAEFITRNALYIMSMGTNDFLQNYFLEPTRPKQFSLEEFENFLLSRFSKDVQEMHRLGARRLIIVGVLPLGCIPLIKTLRNAEGCDQSLNSVAHAFNAKLLQQLNFLKTKLGLKTALVDVYGMIQRAVTNPKQYGFVEGSKGCVGTGTIEYADSCKGVHSCSDPDKYVFWDAVHPTQKMYKLIAEEAIASFIHNFF